A window from Taeniopygia guttata chromosome 10, bTaeGut7.mat, whole genome shotgun sequence encodes these proteins:
- the LOC115496557 gene encoding uncharacterized protein isoform X4, translating into MRQLWMETFTVILLLVAGVSQRPGPQPRYRRRLAAASPGTRDGGGRAVPRGSSGRGGRREPCGGARPGQLFLPPTRTNPLSRFSALGNGAAACAPRCPRPGQPPAVAARRDGRRHARCGLGAVGTRRRAPGGPGPRPAGSGGWRGGPGADMPGPSPGGSPERETGAGGRPRGPGRDRRVRFRLPHTAIAVPSVREEEQLFYRRLEALAVPGPGGFGPLFASDGWSDLTEDRLLRKRVVRAGLGGPRPLPGQEVSVKVLGALEDGGLVERDPRLIFVPGHGDVVQVSPNRCAVHCRASSPPPWAPTRQPRRARPQALELGVPTMQPGEVSFFLAAFPYAYGHPGSSARARGGRGAAGAACEVPQQLRGCRAEAGADGRGAGGLRGGPADQPRQRPGVAPARAAAGRAGPGRRGGARPEESPGAGPGQQGDPHRALTAGEAPEPSSQHRPAESPPRPDTAAEPRIPRTALGGRSDLSGPAAPQSLIEEIEEFSCRPPHIAPHSRVGRAEGGAGRRRPRPAPPAPLSPPGSAPARPVTSRRGAVPPRSASCRAEAAAARAPNLPAFSPPPAAGRP; encoded by the exons ATGAGACAGCTTTGGATGGAGACATTCACAGTGATTCTTCTGCTGGTAGCTGGGGTAAGCCAGAGACCCGGCCCACAGCCTCGGTACCGGAGACGCCTGGCCGCGGCATCGCCTGGAACGCGCgacggcggcgggcgggcggtcCCGAGGGGCAGcagcgggcggggcgggcggcgggagcCCTGTGGCGGGGCTCGCCCTGGCCAGCTATTTTTGCCGCCGACCCGGACTAATCCCCTGAGCCGCTTCTCGGCATTAGGTAACGGCGCGGCGGCATGCGCTCCGCGGTGTCCCCGGCCCGGGCAACCCCCGGCAGTCGCGGCGCGGCGGGACGGGCGGCGACACGCCCGGTGCGGGCTGGGGGCCGTGGGCACCCGCCGCCGAGCCCCGGGTGGGCCCGGACCGAGGCCAGCAGGTAGCGGCGGGTGGCGAGGAGGGCCGGGGGCGGACATGCCGGGCCCGTCGCCCGGCGGCTCCCCGGAGAGGGAAACAGGGGCCGgcgggcggccgcgggggcccGGCCGAGACCGGCGGGTGCGGTTCCGGCTGCCTCACACCGCCATCGCGGTGCCGTCGGTGCGCGAGGAGGAGCAGCTCTTCTACCGGCGGCTGGAGGCGCTGGCAGTACCGGGGCCCGGCGGCTTCGGGCCGCTCTTCGCTTCCGACGGTTGGAGCGACTTGACGG AGGACCGGCTGCTGCGGAAACGCGTGGTgcgggccgggctgggcgggccgcggccgctgccgggccaggaggtGTCCGTGAAGGTGCTGGGCGCCCTGGAGGACGGCGGGCTGGTGGAGCGGGACCCGCGGCTCATCTTCGTGCCGGGTCACGGGGACGTCGTGCAGGTGAGCCCGAACCGGTGCGCGGTTCATTGCCGTGCGAGCTCACCGCCGCCGTGGGCCCCGACCCGCCAGCCCCGCCGTGCCCGTCCACAGGCTCTGGAGCTGGGCGTCCCCACCATGCAGCCCGGGGAGGTTTCCTTCTTCCTCGCCGCTTTCCCCTACGCCTATGGCCACCCGGGCAG CTCCGCCCGGGCccgaggaggaagaggagctgcGGGAGCAGCGTGTGAAGTGCCTCAACAACTGCGCGGCTGCCGAGCTGAAGCTGGGGCGGACGGAAGAGGCGCTGGCGGCCTGCGAGGCGGCCCTGCGGATCAGCCCCGACAACGGCCGGGCGTTGCTCCGGCGCGGGCAG ctgctggcagagcagggccgGGACGCAGAGGCGGCGCTCGTCCTGaggagagccctggagctggaCCCGGCCAGCAAG GTGATCCACACAGAGCTCTCACGGCTGGCGAAGCGCCAGAGCCCTCCAGCCAGCACCGGCCCGCAGAATCCCCGCCACGACCCGACACCGCCGCCGAGCCCCGC ATCCCCCGGACCGCCCTCGGCGGAAGGAGCGATCTGAGCGGACCCGCAGCGCCTCAGAGCCTGATCGAGGAGATAGAAGAGTTCTCATGCCGTCCTCCCCACATCGCCCCGCACTCCCGCGTGGGGAGGGCTGAGGGAGGGGCGGGACGGCGCCGGCCCCGTCCCGCACCGCCCGCACCGCTCTCCCCGCCTGGCAGCGCTCCCGCACGCCCCGTGACGTCACGGCGGGGGGCGGTCCCCCCGCGCTCCGCATCCTGTCGCGCGGAGGCGGCTGCGGCGCGTGCGCCGAACCTTCCGGCTTTTTCGCCCCCGCCGGCAGCAGGGAGGCCATAG
- the LOC115496557 gene encoding uncharacterized protein isoform X5, with product MRQLWMETFTVILLLVAGVSQRPGPQPRYRRRLAAASPGTRDGGGRAVPRGSSGRGGRREPCGGARPGQLFLPPTRTNPLSRFSALGNGAAACAPRCPRPGQPPAVAARRDGRRHARCGLGAVGTRRRAPGGPGPRPAGSGGWRGGPGADMPGPSPGGSPERETGAGGRPRGPGRDRRVRFRLPHTAIAVPSVREEEQLFYRRLEALAVPGPGGFGPLFASDGWSDLTEDRLLRKRVVRAGLGGPRPLPGQEVSVKVLGALEDGGLVERDPRLIFVPGHGDVVQALELGVPTMQPGEVSFFLAAFPYAYGHPGSSARARGGRGAAGAACEVPQQLRGCRAEAGADGRGAGGLRGGPADQPRQRPGVAPARAGGTRIAPHRPAPLGPAVQLPSAPLPAAAGRAGPGRRGGARPEESPGAGPGQQGDPHRALTAGEAPEPSSQHRPAESPPRPDTAAEPRIPRTALGGRSDLSGPAAPQSLIEEIEEFSCRPPHIAPHSRVGRAEGGAGRRRPRPAPPAPLSPPGSAPARPVTSRRGAVPPRSASCRAEAAAARAPNLPAFSPPPAAGRP from the exons ATGAGACAGCTTTGGATGGAGACATTCACAGTGATTCTTCTGCTGGTAGCTGGGGTAAGCCAGAGACCCGGCCCACAGCCTCGGTACCGGAGACGCCTGGCCGCGGCATCGCCTGGAACGCGCgacggcggcgggcgggcggtcCCGAGGGGCAGcagcgggcggggcgggcggcgggagcCCTGTGGCGGGGCTCGCCCTGGCCAGCTATTTTTGCCGCCGACCCGGACTAATCCCCTGAGCCGCTTCTCGGCATTAGGTAACGGCGCGGCGGCATGCGCTCCGCGGTGTCCCCGGCCCGGGCAACCCCCGGCAGTCGCGGCGCGGCGGGACGGGCGGCGACACGCCCGGTGCGGGCTGGGGGCCGTGGGCACCCGCCGCCGAGCCCCGGGTGGGCCCGGACCGAGGCCAGCAGGTAGCGGCGGGTGGCGAGGAGGGCCGGGGGCGGACATGCCGGGCCCGTCGCCCGGCGGCTCCCCGGAGAGGGAAACAGGGGCCGgcgggcggccgcgggggcccGGCCGAGACCGGCGGGTGCGGTTCCGGCTGCCTCACACCGCCATCGCGGTGCCGTCGGTGCGCGAGGAGGAGCAGCTCTTCTACCGGCGGCTGGAGGCGCTGGCAGTACCGGGGCCCGGCGGCTTCGGGCCGCTCTTCGCTTCCGACGGTTGGAGCGACTTGACGG AGGACCGGCTGCTGCGGAAACGCGTGGTgcgggccgggctgggcgggccgcggccgctgccgggccaggaggtGTCCGTGAAGGTGCTGGGCGCCCTGGAGGACGGCGGGCTGGTGGAGCGGGACCCGCGGCTCATCTTCGTGCCGGGTCACGGGGACGTCGTGCAG GCTCTGGAGCTGGGCGTCCCCACCATGCAGCCCGGGGAGGTTTCCTTCTTCCTCGCCGCTTTCCCCTACGCCTATGGCCACCCGGGCAG CTCCGCCCGGGCccgaggaggaagaggagctgcGGGAGCAGCGTGTGAAGTGCCTCAACAACTGCGCGGCTGCCGAGCTGAAGCTGGGGCGGACGGAAGAGGCGCTGGCGGCCTGCGAGGCGGCCCTGCGGATCAGCCCCGACAACGGCCGGGCGTTGCTCCGGCGCGGGCAGGTGGGACTCGCAtcgccccgcaccgccccgctCCCCTCGGCCCAGCCGTCCAGCTACCGTCCGCTCCTCTCCCcgcagctgctggcagagcagggccgGGACGCAGAGGCGGCGCTCGTCCTGaggagagccctggagctggaCCCGGCCAGCAAG GTGATCCACACAGAGCTCTCACGGCTGGCGAAGCGCCAGAGCCCTCCAGCCAGCACCGGCCCGCAGAATCCCCGCCACGACCCGACACCGCCGCCGAGCCCCGC ATCCCCCGGACCGCCCTCGGCGGAAGGAGCGATCTGAGCGGACCCGCAGCGCCTCAGAGCCTGATCGAGGAGATAGAAGAGTTCTCATGCCGTCCTCCCCACATCGCCCCGCACTCCCGCGTGGGGAGGGCTGAGGGAGGGGCGGGACGGCGCCGGCCCCGTCCCGCACCGCCCGCACCGCTCTCCCCGCCTGGCAGCGCTCCCGCACGCCCCGTGACGTCACGGCGGGGGGCGGTCCCCCCGCGCTCCGCATCCTGTCGCGCGGAGGCGGCTGCGGCGCGTGCGCCGAACCTTCCGGCTTTTTCGCCCCCGCCGGCAGCAGGGAGGCCATAG
- the LOC115496557 gene encoding uncharacterized protein isoform X1, whose translation MRQLWMETFTVILLLVAGVSQRPGPQPRYRRRLAAASPGTRDGGGRAVPRGSSGRGGRREPCGGARPGQLFLPPTRTNPLSRFSALGNGAAACAPRCPRPGQPPAVAARRDGRRHARCGLGAVGTRRRAPGGPGPRPAGSGGWRGGPGADMPGPSPGGSPERETGAGGRPRGPGRDRRVRFRLPHTAIAVPSVREEEQLFYRRLEALAVPGPGGFGPLFASDGWSDLTEDRLLRKRVVRAGLGGPRPLPGQEVSVKVLGALEDGGLVERDPRLIFVPGHGDVVQVSPNRCAVHCRASSPPPWAPTRQPRRARPQALELGVPTMQPGEVSFFLAAFPYAYGHPGSSARARGGRGAAGAACEVPQQLRGCRAEAGADGRGAGGLRGGPADQPRQRPGVAPARAGGTRIAPHRPAPLGPAVQLPSAPLPAAAGRAGPGRRGGARPEESPGAGPGQQGDPHRALTAGEAPEPSSQHRPAESPPRPDTAAEPRIPRTALGGRSDLSGPAAPQSLIEEIEEFSCRPPHIAPHSRVGRAEGGAGRRRPRPAPPAPLSPPGSAPARPVTSRRGAVPPRSASCRAEAAAARAPNLPAFSPPPAAGRP comes from the exons ATGAGACAGCTTTGGATGGAGACATTCACAGTGATTCTTCTGCTGGTAGCTGGGGTAAGCCAGAGACCCGGCCCACAGCCTCGGTACCGGAGACGCCTGGCCGCGGCATCGCCTGGAACGCGCgacggcggcgggcgggcggtcCCGAGGGGCAGcagcgggcggggcgggcggcgggagcCCTGTGGCGGGGCTCGCCCTGGCCAGCTATTTTTGCCGCCGACCCGGACTAATCCCCTGAGCCGCTTCTCGGCATTAGGTAACGGCGCGGCGGCATGCGCTCCGCGGTGTCCCCGGCCCGGGCAACCCCCGGCAGTCGCGGCGCGGCGGGACGGGCGGCGACACGCCCGGTGCGGGCTGGGGGCCGTGGGCACCCGCCGCCGAGCCCCGGGTGGGCCCGGACCGAGGCCAGCAGGTAGCGGCGGGTGGCGAGGAGGGCCGGGGGCGGACATGCCGGGCCCGTCGCCCGGCGGCTCCCCGGAGAGGGAAACAGGGGCCGgcgggcggccgcgggggcccGGCCGAGACCGGCGGGTGCGGTTCCGGCTGCCTCACACCGCCATCGCGGTGCCGTCGGTGCGCGAGGAGGAGCAGCTCTTCTACCGGCGGCTGGAGGCGCTGGCAGTACCGGGGCCCGGCGGCTTCGGGCCGCTCTTCGCTTCCGACGGTTGGAGCGACTTGACGG AGGACCGGCTGCTGCGGAAACGCGTGGTgcgggccgggctgggcgggccgcggccgctgccgggccaggaggtGTCCGTGAAGGTGCTGGGCGCCCTGGAGGACGGCGGGCTGGTGGAGCGGGACCCGCGGCTCATCTTCGTGCCGGGTCACGGGGACGTCGTGCAGGTGAGCCCGAACCGGTGCGCGGTTCATTGCCGTGCGAGCTCACCGCCGCCGTGGGCCCCGACCCGCCAGCCCCGCCGTGCCCGTCCACAGGCTCTGGAGCTGGGCGTCCCCACCATGCAGCCCGGGGAGGTTTCCTTCTTCCTCGCCGCTTTCCCCTACGCCTATGGCCACCCGGGCAG CTCCGCCCGGGCccgaggaggaagaggagctgcGGGAGCAGCGTGTGAAGTGCCTCAACAACTGCGCGGCTGCCGAGCTGAAGCTGGGGCGGACGGAAGAGGCGCTGGCGGCCTGCGAGGCGGCCCTGCGGATCAGCCCCGACAACGGCCGGGCGTTGCTCCGGCGCGGGCAGGTGGGACTCGCAtcgccccgcaccgccccgctCCCCTCGGCCCAGCCGTCCAGCTACCGTCCGCTCCTCTCCCcgcagctgctggcagagcagggccgGGACGCAGAGGCGGCGCTCGTCCTGaggagagccctggagctggaCCCGGCCAGCAAG GTGATCCACACAGAGCTCTCACGGCTGGCGAAGCGCCAGAGCCCTCCAGCCAGCACCGGCCCGCAGAATCCCCGCCACGACCCGACACCGCCGCCGAGCCCCGC ATCCCCCGGACCGCCCTCGGCGGAAGGAGCGATCTGAGCGGACCCGCAGCGCCTCAGAGCCTGATCGAGGAGATAGAAGAGTTCTCATGCCGTCCTCCCCACATCGCCCCGCACTCCCGCGTGGGGAGGGCTGAGGGAGGGGCGGGACGGCGCCGGCCCCGTCCCGCACCGCCCGCACCGCTCTCCCCGCCTGGCAGCGCTCCCGCACGCCCCGTGACGTCACGGCGGGGGGCGGTCCCCCCGCGCTCCGCATCCTGTCGCGCGGAGGCGGCTGCGGCGCGTGCGCCGAACCTTCCGGCTTTTTCGCCCCCGCCGGCAGCAGGGAGGCCATAG
- the LOC115496557 gene encoding peptidyl-prolyl cis-trans isomerase FKBP8-like isoform X6 gives MRQLWMETFTVILLLVAGVSQRPGPQPRYRRRLAAASPGTRDGGGRAVPRGSSGRGGRREPCGGARPGQLFLPPTRTNPLSRFSALGNGAAACAPRCPRPGQPPAVAARRDGRRHARCGLGAVGTRRRAPGGPGPRPAGSGGWRGGPGADMPGPSPGGSPERETGAGGRPRGPGRDRRVRFRLPHTAIAVPSVREEEQLFYRRLEALAVPGPGGFGPLFASDGWSDLTEDRLLRKRVVRAGLGGPRPLPGQEVSVKVLGALEDGGLVERDPRLIFVPGHGDVVQVSPNRCAVHCRASSPPPWAPTRQPRRARPQALELGVPTMQPGEVSFFLAAFPYAYGHPGREPDVPPEAPLLFEVTLLEVRDGPDPQPLLPAVRLRLGSQRRERGNFHFARGDFAAALRSYRLSLRALDGPAAAPPGPEEEEELREQRVKCLNNCAAAELKLGRTEEALAACEAALRISPDNGRALLRRGQLLAEQGRDAEAALVLRRALELDPASKVIHTELSRLAKRQSPPASTGPQNPRHDPTPPPSPASPGPPSAEGAI, from the exons ATGAGACAGCTTTGGATGGAGACATTCACAGTGATTCTTCTGCTGGTAGCTGGGGTAAGCCAGAGACCCGGCCCACAGCCTCGGTACCGGAGACGCCTGGCCGCGGCATCGCCTGGAACGCGCgacggcggcgggcgggcggtcCCGAGGGGCAGcagcgggcggggcgggcggcgggagcCCTGTGGCGGGGCTCGCCCTGGCCAGCTATTTTTGCCGCCGACCCGGACTAATCCCCTGAGCCGCTTCTCGGCATTAGGTAACGGCGCGGCGGCATGCGCTCCGCGGTGTCCCCGGCCCGGGCAACCCCCGGCAGTCGCGGCGCGGCGGGACGGGCGGCGACACGCCCGGTGCGGGCTGGGGGCCGTGGGCACCCGCCGCCGAGCCCCGGGTGGGCCCGGACCGAGGCCAGCAGGTAGCGGCGGGTGGCGAGGAGGGCCGGGGGCGGACATGCCGGGCCCGTCGCCCGGCGGCTCCCCGGAGAGGGAAACAGGGGCCGgcgggcggccgcgggggcccGGCCGAGACCGGCGGGTGCGGTTCCGGCTGCCTCACACCGCCATCGCGGTGCCGTCGGTGCGCGAGGAGGAGCAGCTCTTCTACCGGCGGCTGGAGGCGCTGGCAGTACCGGGGCCCGGCGGCTTCGGGCCGCTCTTCGCTTCCGACGGTTGGAGCGACTTGACGG AGGACCGGCTGCTGCGGAAACGCGTGGTgcgggccgggctgggcgggccgcggccgctgccgggccaggaggtGTCCGTGAAGGTGCTGGGCGCCCTGGAGGACGGCGGGCTGGTGGAGCGGGACCCGCGGCTCATCTTCGTGCCGGGTCACGGGGACGTCGTGCAGGTGAGCCCGAACCGGTGCGCGGTTCATTGCCGTGCGAGCTCACCGCCGCCGTGGGCCCCGACCCGCCAGCCCCGCCGTGCCCGTCCACAGGCTCTGGAGCTGGGCGTCCCCACCATGCAGCCCGGGGAGGTTTCCTTCTTCCTCGCCGCTTTCCCCTACGCCTATGGCCACCCGGGCAG GGAGCCCGACGTGCCGCCCGAGGCGCCGCTGCTGTTCGAGGTGACGCTGCTGGAGGTGCGGGACGGCCCCGACCCGCAGCCGCTGCTACCCGCCGTCCGTCTGCGCCTGGGCTCGCAGCGCAGGGAGCGGGGCAACTTCCACTTCGCGCGGGGTGACTTCGCCGCGGCGCTGCGATCGTACCGGCTGTCCCTACGTGCCCTGGATGGCCCCGCCGCCG CTCCGCCCGGGCccgaggaggaagaggagctgcGGGAGCAGCGTGTGAAGTGCCTCAACAACTGCGCGGCTGCCGAGCTGAAGCTGGGGCGGACGGAAGAGGCGCTGGCGGCCTGCGAGGCGGCCCTGCGGATCAGCCCCGACAACGGCCGGGCGTTGCTCCGGCGCGGGCAG ctgctggcagagcagggccgGGACGCAGAGGCGGCGCTCGTCCTGaggagagccctggagctggaCCCGGCCAGCAAG GTGATCCACACAGAGCTCTCACGGCTGGCGAAGCGCCAGAGCCCTCCAGCCAGCACCGGCCCGCAGAATCCCCGCCACGACCCGACACCGCCGCCGAGCCCCGC ATCCCCCGGACCGCCCTCGGCGGAAGGAGCGATCTGA
- the LOC115496557 gene encoding peptidyl-prolyl cis-trans isomerase FKBP8-like isoform X7 codes for MRQLWMETFTVILLLVAGVSQRPGPQPRYRRRLAAASPGTRDGGGRAVPRGSSGRGGRREPCGGARPGQLFLPPTRTNPLSRFSALGNGAAACAPRCPRPGQPPAVAARRDGRRHARCGLGAVGTRRRAPGGPGPRPAGSGGWRGGPGADMPGPSPGGSPERETGAGGRPRGPGRDRRVRFRLPHTAIAVPSVREEEQLFYRRLEALAVPGPGGFGPLFASDGWSDLTEDRLLRKRVVRAGLGGPRPLPGQEVSVKVLGALEDGGLVERDPRLIFVPGHGDVVQALELGVPTMQPGEVSFFLAAFPYAYGHPGSREPDVPPEAPLLFEVTLLEVRDGPDPQPLLPAVRLRLGSQRRERGNFHFARGDFAAALRSYRLSLRALDGPAAAPPGPEEEEELREQRVKCLNNCAAAELKLGRTEEALAACEAALRISPDNGRALLRRGQVGLASPRTAPLPSAQPSSYRPLLSPQLLAEQGRDAEAALVLRRALELDPASKVIHTELSRLAKRQSPPASTGPQNPRHDPTPPPSPASPGPPSAEGAI; via the exons ATGAGACAGCTTTGGATGGAGACATTCACAGTGATTCTTCTGCTGGTAGCTGGGGTAAGCCAGAGACCCGGCCCACAGCCTCGGTACCGGAGACGCCTGGCCGCGGCATCGCCTGGAACGCGCgacggcggcgggcgggcggtcCCGAGGGGCAGcagcgggcggggcgggcggcgggagcCCTGTGGCGGGGCTCGCCCTGGCCAGCTATTTTTGCCGCCGACCCGGACTAATCCCCTGAGCCGCTTCTCGGCATTAGGTAACGGCGCGGCGGCATGCGCTCCGCGGTGTCCCCGGCCCGGGCAACCCCCGGCAGTCGCGGCGCGGCGGGACGGGCGGCGACACGCCCGGTGCGGGCTGGGGGCCGTGGGCACCCGCCGCCGAGCCCCGGGTGGGCCCGGACCGAGGCCAGCAGGTAGCGGCGGGTGGCGAGGAGGGCCGGGGGCGGACATGCCGGGCCCGTCGCCCGGCGGCTCCCCGGAGAGGGAAACAGGGGCCGgcgggcggccgcgggggcccGGCCGAGACCGGCGGGTGCGGTTCCGGCTGCCTCACACCGCCATCGCGGTGCCGTCGGTGCGCGAGGAGGAGCAGCTCTTCTACCGGCGGCTGGAGGCGCTGGCAGTACCGGGGCCCGGCGGCTTCGGGCCGCTCTTCGCTTCCGACGGTTGGAGCGACTTGACGG AGGACCGGCTGCTGCGGAAACGCGTGGTgcgggccgggctgggcgggccgcggccgctgccgggccaggaggtGTCCGTGAAGGTGCTGGGCGCCCTGGAGGACGGCGGGCTGGTGGAGCGGGACCCGCGGCTCATCTTCGTGCCGGGTCACGGGGACGTCGTGCAG GCTCTGGAGCTGGGCGTCCCCACCATGCAGCCCGGGGAGGTTTCCTTCTTCCTCGCCGCTTTCCCCTACGCCTATGGCCACCCGGGCAG CAGGGAGCCCGACGTGCCGCCCGAGGCGCCGCTGCTGTTCGAGGTGACGCTGCTGGAGGTGCGGGACGGCCCCGACCCGCAGCCGCTGCTACCCGCCGTCCGTCTGCGCCTGGGCTCGCAGCGCAGGGAGCGGGGCAACTTCCACTTCGCGCGGGGTGACTTCGCCGCGGCGCTGCGATCGTACCGGCTGTCCCTACGTGCCCTGGATGGCCCCGCCGCCG CTCCGCCCGGGCccgaggaggaagaggagctgcGGGAGCAGCGTGTGAAGTGCCTCAACAACTGCGCGGCTGCCGAGCTGAAGCTGGGGCGGACGGAAGAGGCGCTGGCGGCCTGCGAGGCGGCCCTGCGGATCAGCCCCGACAACGGCCGGGCGTTGCTCCGGCGCGGGCAGGTGGGACTCGCAtcgccccgcaccgccccgctCCCCTCGGCCCAGCCGTCCAGCTACCGTCCGCTCCTCTCCCcgcagctgctggcagagcagggccgGGACGCAGAGGCGGCGCTCGTCCTGaggagagccctggagctggaCCCGGCCAGCAAG GTGATCCACACAGAGCTCTCACGGCTGGCGAAGCGCCAGAGCCCTCCAGCCAGCACCGGCCCGCAGAATCCCCGCCACGACCCGACACCGCCGCCGAGCCCCGC ATCCCCCGGACCGCCCTCGGCGGAAGGAGCGATCTGA
- the LOC115496557 gene encoding peptidyl-prolyl cis-trans isomerase FKBP8-like isoform X2, which translates to MRQLWMETFTVILLLVAGVSQRPGPQPRYRRRLAAASPGTRDGGGRAVPRGSSGRGGRREPCGGARPGQLFLPPTRTNPLSRFSALGNGAAACAPRCPRPGQPPAVAARRDGRRHARCGLGAVGTRRRAPGGPGPRPAGSGGWRGGPGADMPGPSPGGSPERETGAGGRPRGPGRDRRVRFRLPHTAIAVPSVREEEQLFYRRLEALAVPGPGGFGPLFASDGWSDLTEDRLLRKRVVRAGLGGPRPLPGQEVSVKVLGALEDGGLVERDPRLIFVPGHGDVVQVSPNRCAVHCRASSPPPWAPTRQPRRARPQALELGVPTMQPGEVSFFLAAFPYAYGHPGSREPDVPPEAPLLFEVTLLEVRDGPDPQPLLPAVRLRLGSQRRERGNFHFARGDFAAALRSYRLSLRALDGPAAAPPGPEEEEELREQRVKCLNNCAAAELKLGRTEEALAACEAALRISPDNGRALLRRGQVGLASPRTAPLPSAQPSSYRPLLSPQLLAEQGRDAEAALVLRRALELDPASKVIHTELSRLAKRQSPPASTGPQNPRHDPTPPPSPASPGPPSAEGAI; encoded by the exons ATGAGACAGCTTTGGATGGAGACATTCACAGTGATTCTTCTGCTGGTAGCTGGGGTAAGCCAGAGACCCGGCCCACAGCCTCGGTACCGGAGACGCCTGGCCGCGGCATCGCCTGGAACGCGCgacggcggcgggcgggcggtcCCGAGGGGCAGcagcgggcggggcgggcggcgggagcCCTGTGGCGGGGCTCGCCCTGGCCAGCTATTTTTGCCGCCGACCCGGACTAATCCCCTGAGCCGCTTCTCGGCATTAGGTAACGGCGCGGCGGCATGCGCTCCGCGGTGTCCCCGGCCCGGGCAACCCCCGGCAGTCGCGGCGCGGCGGGACGGGCGGCGACACGCCCGGTGCGGGCTGGGGGCCGTGGGCACCCGCCGCCGAGCCCCGGGTGGGCCCGGACCGAGGCCAGCAGGTAGCGGCGGGTGGCGAGGAGGGCCGGGGGCGGACATGCCGGGCCCGTCGCCCGGCGGCTCCCCGGAGAGGGAAACAGGGGCCGgcgggcggccgcgggggcccGGCCGAGACCGGCGGGTGCGGTTCCGGCTGCCTCACACCGCCATCGCGGTGCCGTCGGTGCGCGAGGAGGAGCAGCTCTTCTACCGGCGGCTGGAGGCGCTGGCAGTACCGGGGCCCGGCGGCTTCGGGCCGCTCTTCGCTTCCGACGGTTGGAGCGACTTGACGG AGGACCGGCTGCTGCGGAAACGCGTGGTgcgggccgggctgggcgggccgcggccgctgccgggccaggaggtGTCCGTGAAGGTGCTGGGCGCCCTGGAGGACGGCGGGCTGGTGGAGCGGGACCCGCGGCTCATCTTCGTGCCGGGTCACGGGGACGTCGTGCAGGTGAGCCCGAACCGGTGCGCGGTTCATTGCCGTGCGAGCTCACCGCCGCCGTGGGCCCCGACCCGCCAGCCCCGCCGTGCCCGTCCACAGGCTCTGGAGCTGGGCGTCCCCACCATGCAGCCCGGGGAGGTTTCCTTCTTCCTCGCCGCTTTCCCCTACGCCTATGGCCACCCGGGCAG CAGGGAGCCCGACGTGCCGCCCGAGGCGCCGCTGCTGTTCGAGGTGACGCTGCTGGAGGTGCGGGACGGCCCCGACCCGCAGCCGCTGCTACCCGCCGTCCGTCTGCGCCTGGGCTCGCAGCGCAGGGAGCGGGGCAACTTCCACTTCGCGCGGGGTGACTTCGCCGCGGCGCTGCGATCGTACCGGCTGTCCCTACGTGCCCTGGATGGCCCCGCCGCCG CTCCGCCCGGGCccgaggaggaagaggagctgcGGGAGCAGCGTGTGAAGTGCCTCAACAACTGCGCGGCTGCCGAGCTGAAGCTGGGGCGGACGGAAGAGGCGCTGGCGGCCTGCGAGGCGGCCCTGCGGATCAGCCCCGACAACGGCCGGGCGTTGCTCCGGCGCGGGCAGGTGGGACTCGCAtcgccccgcaccgccccgctCCCCTCGGCCCAGCCGTCCAGCTACCGTCCGCTCCTCTCCCcgcagctgctggcagagcagggccgGGACGCAGAGGCGGCGCTCGTCCTGaggagagccctggagctggaCCCGGCCAGCAAG GTGATCCACACAGAGCTCTCACGGCTGGCGAAGCGCCAGAGCCCTCCAGCCAGCACCGGCCCGCAGAATCCCCGCCACGACCCGACACCGCCGCCGAGCCCCGC ATCCCCCGGACCGCCCTCGGCGGAAGGAGCGATCTGA